One window of the Micropterus dolomieu isolate WLL.071019.BEF.003 ecotype Adirondacks linkage group LG08, ASM2129224v1, whole genome shotgun sequence genome contains the following:
- the nppb gene encoding natriuretic peptides B, producing MLLSFFPLCSLLLVLNLQLVSTYPISGGLTDTDMDILKVLIHRLEGSVSEQTEVDQGAGLDSLSTEEAADGQQPLTGLDEAAIREFLSAKNLKSVRNDSTKKSSGCFGRRMDRIGSMSSLGCNTVGRYNPK from the exons atgcttctgtctttctttcccctctgcagCCTCCTCCTTGTCTTAAACCTGCAGCTGGTCAGCACGTATCCCATCAGCGGCGGCTTGACTGACACTGACATGGACATCTTAAAG GTGCTCATTCACAGACTAGAGGGGTCAGTTTCAGAGCAGACTGAGGTGGACCAGGGAGCTGGTCTGGACAGCTTGAGCACAGAGGAGGCAGCAGATGGACAGCAGCCCCTGACTGGACTGGACGAGGCGGCGATCAGGGAGTTTCTCTCAGCCAAGAACCTGAAGAGTGTCCGCAACGACTCGACCAAGAAGTCCTCCGGCTGCTTCGGGCGGCGGATGGACAGAATAGGCTCCATGAGCTCTCTGGGGTGCAACACCGTCGGCAGATACA ATCCAAAGTAA
- the nppa gene encoding natriuretic peptides A, protein MRTGVLWGLLALLGQLTLVSSHILGRPSSTSDLVQLKTLLERFEETLAEAAQDEDSEADYEGTNQEPKRSQDSPGWSLDQEGDQEPLLSERSQSPAEGHSRAVSQRSRLQDLLLTARKRASGCFGARMDRIGNASGLGCNNGRG, encoded by the exons ATGAGGACGGGTGTCCTGTGGGGCCTGCTGGCCCTGCTGGGTCAGCTCACGCTGGTGAGCAGCCACATACTGGGGAGGCCGTCTTCCACCAGCGATCTCGTTCAGCTCAAG ACTTTACTGGAACGCTTTGAGGAGACTCTGGCTGAAGCAGCCCAGGATGAGGACTCTGAAGCTGATTATGAAGGGACAAACCAAGAGCCTAAGCGCAGCCAGGACAGCCCAGGATGGAGCCTGGACCAGGAGGGGGACCAAGAGCCTTTGCTATCAGAAAGATCTCAATCGCCAGCTGAGGGCCACAGCAGGGCCGTGAGTCAGAGGAGCCGGCTGCAGGACCTGCTGCTGACGGCCAGGAAACGGGCCTCAGGCTGCTTTGGAGCCAGGATGGACCGAATAGGAAACGCCAGCGGTCTGGGATGCAACAATGGAAGAG